A window of the Capricornis sumatraensis isolate serow.1 chromosome 9, serow.2, whole genome shotgun sequence genome harbors these coding sequences:
- the WDR83OS gene encoding PAT complex subunit Asterix, with protein sequence MSANNMSDPRRPNKVLRYKPPPSECNPALDDPTPDYMNLLGMIFSMCGLMLKLKWCAWVAVYCSFISFANSRSSEDTKQMMSSFMLSISAVVMSYLQNPQPMTPPW encoded by the exons ATGTCCGCGAACAATATGTCGGACCCACGGAGGCCCAACAAAGTGCTGAG GTACAAGCCCCCACCGAGCGAGTGTAACCCAGCCCTGGATGATCCGACACCAGACTACATGAACCTGCTCGGCATGATCTTCAGCATGTGCGGCCTCATGCTcaag CTGAAGTGGTGCGCTTGGGTTGCTGTCTACTGCTCCTTCATCAGctttgccaactcccggagctctgAGGACACGAAGCAGATGATGAGTAGCTTCAT GCTATCCATCTCTGCCGTGGTGATGTCATATCTGCAGAACCCTCAGCCCATGACGCCCCCCTGGTGA
- the MAN2B1 gene encoding lysosomal alpha-mannosidase isoform X2 codes for MVGDARPSGVRPGGCRGAVESRTSFRAPRPPLPPLSFLFVLFLAAPCAWAAGYKTCPKVKPDMLNVHLVPHTHDDVGWLKTVDQYFYGIYNNIQQAGVQYILDSVISSLLADPTRRFIYVEIAFFSRWWHQQTNATQKIVRDLVRQGRLEFANGGWVMNDEATTHYGAIIDQMTLGLRFLEETFGSDGRPRVAWHIDPFGHSREQASLFAQMGFDGFFFGRLDYQDKKVRETALQMEQVWRASASLKPPTADLFTSVLPNMYSPPEGLCWDMLCADKPFVEDVRSPEYNAKELVHHFLKLATDQGKLYRTKHTVMTMGSDFQYENANMWFKNLDKLIQLVNAQANGSRVNVLYSTPACYLWELNKAKLNWSVKKDDFFPYADGPHMFWTGYFSSRPALKRYERLSYNFLQVCNQLEALAGPAANVGPYGSGDSAPLNEAMAVLQHHDAVSGTSRQHVADDYARQLSEGWRPCQVLMSNALAHLSGLKEDFAFCRKLNISICPLTQTAERFQVIVYNPLGRKVDWMVRLPVSKHVYLVRDPGGKAVPSDVVTIPSSDSQELLFSALVPALGFSIYSVSQMPDQSPQKSWSRDLVIQNEYLRARFDPDTGLLMELENLEQNLLLPVRQAFYWYNASTGNNLSSQASGAYIFRPNQNKPLFVSRWAQTHLVKASLVQEVHQNFSAWCSQVIRLYPRQRHLELEWTVGPIPVGDGWGKEVISRFDTGLATGGLFYTDSNGREILERRRDYRPTWKLNQTEPVAGNYYPVNSRIYITDGNMQLTVLTDRSQGGSSLTDGSLELMVHRRLLKDDARGVGEPLNREGSGLWVRGRHLVLLDKKGTAAASHRLQAEMEVLAPQVVLAPGGGARYRLERAPRTQFSGLRRELPPSVRLLTLARWGRETLLLRLEHQFAVGEDSGRNLSAPVTLDLMNLFSAFTITHLRETTLAANQLLAYASRLQWTTDTGPTPHPPPSRLVSATITLHPMEIRTFLASVQWEEDG; via the exons ATGGTTGGTGACGCGCGGCCTTCTGGGGTTCGCCCCGGCGGCTGCCGGGGCGCGGTAGAATCCCGGACGAGCTTCCGCGCGCCGCGGCCACCGCTCccgcctctctccttcctcttcgtTTTGTTCCTAGCGGCGCCCTGCGCTTGGGCGGCGGGATACAAG ACATGCCCAAAGGTGAAGCCAGACATGCTGAATGTACACCTGGTGCCTCACACACACGATGATGTCGGCTGGCTCAAGACGGTGGACCAGTACTTTTACGGCA TCTACAATAACATCCAGCAGGCGGGCGTACAGTACATCCTAGACTCCGTCATCTCTTCCTTGCTGGCGGATCCCACCCGCCGCTTCATCTATGTGGAAATTGCCTTCTTCTCGCGTTGGTGGCACCAGCAGACAAATGCAACACAGAAAATCGTGCGGGACCTGGTGCGCCAGG GACGCCTAGAGTTTGCCAACGGTGGCTGGGTGATGAACGATGAGGCGACCACTCACTACGGAGCCATCATCGACCAGATGACACTCGGGCTGCGCTTCCTGGAGGAGACGTTCGGCAGCGACGGGCGCCCCCGTGTGGCCTGGCACATCGACCCATTCGGCCACTCTCGGGAGCAAGCCTCACTGTTCGCTCAG ATGGGTTTTGACGGCTTCTTCTTTGGACGCCTGGATTATCAAGACAAGAAAGTGCGGGAAACGGCGTTGCAGATGGAGCAGGTGTGGCGGGCCAGCGCCAGCCTGAAGCCTCCCACCGCCGACCTCTTCACCA GTGTGCTCCCCAACATGTACAGCCCGCCAGAAGGTCTGTGCTGGGACATGCTGTGTGCCGACAAGCCCTTTGTGGAGGACGTGCGCAGCCCGGAGTACAACGCAAAGGAGCTGGTCCATCACTTCCTGAAGTTGGCCACTGACCAG GGTAAGCTCTACCGTACCAAACACACTGTGATGACCATGGGCTCAGACTTCCAGTACGAGAATGCCAACATGTGGTTCAAAAATCTTGACAAGCTCATCCAGTTGGTCAATGCCCAG GCCAACGGGAGCCGCGTCAATGTTCTCTACTCCACTCCGGCCTGTTACCTCTGGGAGCTGAACAAGGCCAAACTCAACTG GTCAGTGAAAAAGGATGACTTCTTCCCCTACGCTGATGGCCCCCACATGTTCTGGACCGGTTACTTTTCCAGCCGGCCTGCCCTCAAACGCTACGAGCGCCTCAGCTATAATTTCCTGCAG GTGTGCAACCAGCTGGAGGCGCTGGCGGGTCCGGCAGCCAACGTGGGACCCTATGGCTCCGGGGACAGTGCACCCCTCA ATGAGGCAATGGCGGTGCTCCAGCACCACGATGCAGTCAGTGGTACCTCCCGGCAGCACGTGGCTGACGATTATGCCCGCCAGCTTTCAGAAGGCTGGAGGCCTTGTCAG GTTCTCATGAGCAATGCGCTGGCGCATCTCAGTGGCTTGAAGGAGGACTTCGCTTTTTGTCGCAAGCTCAACATCAGCATTTGTCCGCTCACCCAGACAGCAGAAAGA TTCCAGGTGATCGTTTATAACCCCCTAGGGCGGAAAGTGGACTGGATGGTGCGGCTACCTGTCAGCAAACACGTCTACCTCGTGAGGGACCCCGGTGGCAAAGCTGTGCCCAGCGAT GTGGTGACCATTCCCAGCTCAGACAGTCAGGAGCTGCTTTTCTCAGCCTTAGTGCCTGCCCTGGGCTTCAGCATCTACTCAGTATCCCAGATGCCTGACCAAAGCCCTCAGAAGTCCTGGTCCCGTGACTTGGTCATCCAGAATGAG TACCTCCGGGCTAGGTTTGACCCTGACACAGGGCTCTTGATGGAATTGGAGAACCTGGAGCAGAATCTCTTGCTGCCTGTTCGCCAAGCCTTCTATTG GTACAACGCCAGTACAGGTAACAATCTAAGCTCCCAGGCCTCCGGCGCCTACATCTTCAGACCCAACCAGAACAAACCACTGTTCGTGAGCCGCTGGGCTCAGACCCACCTTGTGAAG GCATCCTTGGTGCAGGAAGTACACCAGAACTTCTCAGCCTGGTGTTCCCAGGTGATTCGCCTGTATCCCAGACAACGGCACCTGGAGCTGGAGTGGACAGTGGGGCCAATACCTGTGGG AGACGGCTGGGGGAAGGAGGTCATCAGTCGCTTTGACACTGGATTGGCGACAGGTGGACTCTTCTACACTGACAGCAATGGCCGGGAGATCCTGGAGAGGAG gcggGATTATAGACCTACCTGGAAGCTGAACCAGACTGAACCCGTGGCTGGAAATTACTATCCAGTCAACAGCCGCATTTACATCACG GATGGGAACATGCAGCTGACTGTGCTGACTGACCGGTCCCAGGGGGGCAGTAGCCTGACAGATGGCTCCTTGGAACTCATG GTGCACCGAAGGCTGCTGAAGGACGATGCACGCGGAGTTGGGGAGCCGCTGAACAGGGAGGGGTCGGGGCTTTGGGTGCGAGGGCGTCACCTTGTGCTGTTGGATAAGAAGGGGACTGCGGCCGCCAGCCACCGGTTACAGGCGGAGATGGAGGTCCTGGCCCCGCAGGTGGTGCTGGCTCCAGGTGGCGGGGCGCGGTATCGCCTCGAGAGAGCCCCACGCACGCAG TTCTCAGGGCTCCGCCGGGAGCTGCCACCCTCAGTACGTCTGCTCACATTGGCCCGCTGGGGCCGGGAGACGCTGCTGCTGCGCTTAGAGCACCAGTTCGCCGTAGGGGAGGACTCGGGCCGCAACTTGAGCGCCCCGGTGACCCTGGACTTGATG AACTTGTTCTCCGCCTTCACCATCACCCACCTGCGGGAGACCACGCTGGCGGCCAACCAGCTCCTGGCCTACGCCTCCAGGCTCCAGTGGACAACAGACACGG gcccCACACCCCATCCTCCTCCTTCCCGTCTGGTCTCCGCCACCATCACGCTGCATCCCATGGAAATCCGTACCTTCTTGGCTTCGGTCCAATGGGAAGAGGACGGCTAG
- the MAN2B1 gene encoding lysosomal alpha-mannosidase isoform X1 has protein sequence MVGDARPSGVRPGGCRGAVESRTSFRAPRPPLPPLSFLFVLFLAAPCAWAAGYKTCPKVKPDMLNVHLVPHTHDDVGWLKTVDQYFYGIYNNIQQAGVQYILDSVISSLLADPTRRFIYVEIAFFSRWWHQQTNATQKIVRDLVRQGRLEFANGGWVMNDEATTHYGAIIDQMTLGLRFLEETFGSDGRPRVAWHIDPFGHSREQASLFAQMGFDGFFFGRLDYQDKKVRETALQMEQVWRASASLKPPTADLFTSVLPNMYSPPEGLCWDMLCADKPFVEDVRSPEYNAKELVHHFLKLATDQGKLYRTKHTVMTMGSDFQYENANMWFKNLDKLIQLVNAQQQANGSRVNVLYSTPACYLWELNKAKLNWSVKKDDFFPYADGPHMFWTGYFSSRPALKRYERLSYNFLQVCNQLEALAGPAANVGPYGSGDSAPLNEAMAVLQHHDAVSGTSRQHVADDYARQLSEGWRPCQVLMSNALAHLSGLKEDFAFCRKLNISICPLTQTAERFQVIVYNPLGRKVDWMVRLPVSKHVYLVRDPGGKAVPSDVVTIPSSDSQELLFSALVPALGFSIYSVSQMPDQSPQKSWSRDLVIQNEYLRARFDPDTGLLMELENLEQNLLLPVRQAFYWYNASTGNNLSSQASGAYIFRPNQNKPLFVSRWAQTHLVKASLVQEVHQNFSAWCSQVIRLYPRQRHLELEWTVGPIPVGDGWGKEVISRFDTGLATGGLFYTDSNGREILERRRDYRPTWKLNQTEPVAGNYYPVNSRIYITDGNMQLTVLTDRSQGGSSLTDGSLELMVHRRLLKDDARGVGEPLNREGSGLWVRGRHLVLLDKKGTAAASHRLQAEMEVLAPQVVLAPGGGARYRLERAPRTQFSGLRRELPPSVRLLTLARWGRETLLLRLEHQFAVGEDSGRNLSAPVTLDLMNLFSAFTITHLRETTLAANQLLAYASRLQWTTDTGPTPHPPPSRLVSATITLHPMEIRTFLASVQWEEDG, from the exons ATGGTTGGTGACGCGCGGCCTTCTGGGGTTCGCCCCGGCGGCTGCCGGGGCGCGGTAGAATCCCGGACGAGCTTCCGCGCGCCGCGGCCACCGCTCccgcctctctccttcctcttcgtTTTGTTCCTAGCGGCGCCCTGCGCTTGGGCGGCGGGATACAAG ACATGCCCAAAGGTGAAGCCAGACATGCTGAATGTACACCTGGTGCCTCACACACACGATGATGTCGGCTGGCTCAAGACGGTGGACCAGTACTTTTACGGCA TCTACAATAACATCCAGCAGGCGGGCGTACAGTACATCCTAGACTCCGTCATCTCTTCCTTGCTGGCGGATCCCACCCGCCGCTTCATCTATGTGGAAATTGCCTTCTTCTCGCGTTGGTGGCACCAGCAGACAAATGCAACACAGAAAATCGTGCGGGACCTGGTGCGCCAGG GACGCCTAGAGTTTGCCAACGGTGGCTGGGTGATGAACGATGAGGCGACCACTCACTACGGAGCCATCATCGACCAGATGACACTCGGGCTGCGCTTCCTGGAGGAGACGTTCGGCAGCGACGGGCGCCCCCGTGTGGCCTGGCACATCGACCCATTCGGCCACTCTCGGGAGCAAGCCTCACTGTTCGCTCAG ATGGGTTTTGACGGCTTCTTCTTTGGACGCCTGGATTATCAAGACAAGAAAGTGCGGGAAACGGCGTTGCAGATGGAGCAGGTGTGGCGGGCCAGCGCCAGCCTGAAGCCTCCCACCGCCGACCTCTTCACCA GTGTGCTCCCCAACATGTACAGCCCGCCAGAAGGTCTGTGCTGGGACATGCTGTGTGCCGACAAGCCCTTTGTGGAGGACGTGCGCAGCCCGGAGTACAACGCAAAGGAGCTGGTCCATCACTTCCTGAAGTTGGCCACTGACCAG GGTAAGCTCTACCGTACCAAACACACTGTGATGACCATGGGCTCAGACTTCCAGTACGAGAATGCCAACATGTGGTTCAAAAATCTTGACAAGCTCATCCAGTTGGTCAATGCCCAG CAACAGGCCAACGGGAGCCGCGTCAATGTTCTCTACTCCACTCCGGCCTGTTACCTCTGGGAGCTGAACAAGGCCAAACTCAACTG GTCAGTGAAAAAGGATGACTTCTTCCCCTACGCTGATGGCCCCCACATGTTCTGGACCGGTTACTTTTCCAGCCGGCCTGCCCTCAAACGCTACGAGCGCCTCAGCTATAATTTCCTGCAG GTGTGCAACCAGCTGGAGGCGCTGGCGGGTCCGGCAGCCAACGTGGGACCCTATGGCTCCGGGGACAGTGCACCCCTCA ATGAGGCAATGGCGGTGCTCCAGCACCACGATGCAGTCAGTGGTACCTCCCGGCAGCACGTGGCTGACGATTATGCCCGCCAGCTTTCAGAAGGCTGGAGGCCTTGTCAG GTTCTCATGAGCAATGCGCTGGCGCATCTCAGTGGCTTGAAGGAGGACTTCGCTTTTTGTCGCAAGCTCAACATCAGCATTTGTCCGCTCACCCAGACAGCAGAAAGA TTCCAGGTGATCGTTTATAACCCCCTAGGGCGGAAAGTGGACTGGATGGTGCGGCTACCTGTCAGCAAACACGTCTACCTCGTGAGGGACCCCGGTGGCAAAGCTGTGCCCAGCGAT GTGGTGACCATTCCCAGCTCAGACAGTCAGGAGCTGCTTTTCTCAGCCTTAGTGCCTGCCCTGGGCTTCAGCATCTACTCAGTATCCCAGATGCCTGACCAAAGCCCTCAGAAGTCCTGGTCCCGTGACTTGGTCATCCAGAATGAG TACCTCCGGGCTAGGTTTGACCCTGACACAGGGCTCTTGATGGAATTGGAGAACCTGGAGCAGAATCTCTTGCTGCCTGTTCGCCAAGCCTTCTATTG GTACAACGCCAGTACAGGTAACAATCTAAGCTCCCAGGCCTCCGGCGCCTACATCTTCAGACCCAACCAGAACAAACCACTGTTCGTGAGCCGCTGGGCTCAGACCCACCTTGTGAAG GCATCCTTGGTGCAGGAAGTACACCAGAACTTCTCAGCCTGGTGTTCCCAGGTGATTCGCCTGTATCCCAGACAACGGCACCTGGAGCTGGAGTGGACAGTGGGGCCAATACCTGTGGG AGACGGCTGGGGGAAGGAGGTCATCAGTCGCTTTGACACTGGATTGGCGACAGGTGGACTCTTCTACACTGACAGCAATGGCCGGGAGATCCTGGAGAGGAG gcggGATTATAGACCTACCTGGAAGCTGAACCAGACTGAACCCGTGGCTGGAAATTACTATCCAGTCAACAGCCGCATTTACATCACG GATGGGAACATGCAGCTGACTGTGCTGACTGACCGGTCCCAGGGGGGCAGTAGCCTGACAGATGGCTCCTTGGAACTCATG GTGCACCGAAGGCTGCTGAAGGACGATGCACGCGGAGTTGGGGAGCCGCTGAACAGGGAGGGGTCGGGGCTTTGGGTGCGAGGGCGTCACCTTGTGCTGTTGGATAAGAAGGGGACTGCGGCCGCCAGCCACCGGTTACAGGCGGAGATGGAGGTCCTGGCCCCGCAGGTGGTGCTGGCTCCAGGTGGCGGGGCGCGGTATCGCCTCGAGAGAGCCCCACGCACGCAG TTCTCAGGGCTCCGCCGGGAGCTGCCACCCTCAGTACGTCTGCTCACATTGGCCCGCTGGGGCCGGGAGACGCTGCTGCTGCGCTTAGAGCACCAGTTCGCCGTAGGGGAGGACTCGGGCCGCAACTTGAGCGCCCCGGTGACCCTGGACTTGATG AACTTGTTCTCCGCCTTCACCATCACCCACCTGCGGGAGACCACGCTGGCGGCCAACCAGCTCCTGGCCTACGCCTCCAGGCTCCAGTGGACAACAGACACGG gcccCACACCCCATCCTCCTCCTTCCCGTCTGGTCTCCGCCACCATCACGCTGCATCCCATGGAAATCCGTACCTTCTTGGCTTCGGTCCAATGGGAAGAGGACGGCTAG